In the Candidatus Dadabacteria bacterium genome, AAAGGGTCAAAATACATTATATTAAAGCTGTGCTCGACGACCCCTTTTTCCAGAGGATAAATGAGCGGTTGCATGTTAAGAAAAGGCGCTGCTCCGAGATTTATCAACGACCGGTCCCCCTTTTTTTCGTTCATAGGTAGGCGTCCTGTATTTCCTGGCCTTTTGTCCATCTGCTAGGAAGGAATATCTTTTGGTAAAGAGAAAGCGCGTAAAGGTCGGACATCCCGGCGATGAAGTCGCATACCGTCCTTTGCAGCGTTTCATCCTTCTGTACGGGCATCTTGTAGAAACTCTCACGGAAGATTTTCTCGTTCTCACAGAAATACAAGTAAAGCTCCTTCACGACTTTTTTGGATTTATTATGAAGCGAAAGCAGCCGCTCGCTTACATAGACATTCTCGTAGAGATAGGTCCTGAGTCCCAAAAGTGCTTCGAACACTTCCTCGCTCATCAGAATTCTCATCCCGCCTCTTTCGATGGTCTGCTCAACGATGTCCACTACCATCGTGTTTATTCTTTGCGAAGCCGTATCTCCGAGGACCGAGATATACTCTGCGGGAACATCGCCGGGGGATATGATACCCGAGCGGATTGCGTCATCAAGATCGTGATTCGCGTAAGCGACAAGATCCGAGATCTTGGTTACCTGGCCTTCCAGGGTAAGGGGCCTGTTCTCCTCGGTCTCTATTCCCTCCTTTCCCCATCCCTTGGAATGTTTAGCTATTCCCTCCCTGACTTCATGCGTCAGGTTGAGTCCCGTTCCGTCGCGTTCCAGCACATCCACGATCCTTATGCTCTGGTGAACATGCTTGAATCCGCCGGGGAACACTTCATCCAGCCCTTCCTCCCCGGAATGGCCGAAGGGGGTATGACCTAGGTCGTGACCTAGCGCTATGGCTTCGGTCAGATCTTCGTTAAGCATAAGTGCTTTCGATATGGTTCTGGCTATCTGGGAGACTTCTATTACATGAGTCAGCCTTGTGCGGTAATGATCGTTGGTCGGAGAGATGAATACCTGGGTTTTATGCTTGAGTCTTCTGAAGGCTTTGGAATGAATTATCCTGTCCCGGTCCCTCTGAAAGCACGTTCTTATGTCGCATTCGCGCTCGGGGTTCGCTCTTCCTTTGGATTCGCAGCTCAGAGTCGCCATCGGACTGAGCAGCTTTTTTTCGTTTTCTTCGGTCTGCTTTCGTATGAGCAAGATATCCTAAACCTCTTTTTACACCAGTCTTACAAGTACCCCTTTCTCCGACAGGAACTGCTTCGCCTCGTTTATTGAATACTTGCCGTAATGAAAGATCGAGGCGCACAAAACGGCGTCCGCCCGTCCCGCTTCCA is a window encoding:
- a CDS encoding deoxyguanosinetriphosphate triphosphohydrolase, yielding MLIRKQTEENEKKLLSPMATLSCESKGRANPERECDIRTCFQRDRDRIIHSKAFRRLKHKTQVFISPTNDHYRTRLTHVIEVSQIARTISKALMLNEDLTEAIALGHDLGHTPFGHSGEEGLDEVFPGGFKHVHQSIRIVDVLERDGTGLNLTHEVREGIAKHSKGWGKEGIETEENRPLTLEGQVTKISDLVAYANHDLDDAIRSGIISPGDVPAEYISVLGDTASQRINTMVVDIVEQTIERGGMRILMSEEVFEALLGLRTYLYENVYVSERLLSLHNKSKKVVKELYLYFCENEKIFRESFYKMPVQKDETLQRTVCDFIAGMSDLYALSLYQKIFLPSRWTKGQEIQDAYL